A window of the Wolbachia endosymbiont (group A) of Pogonocherus hispidulus genome harbors these coding sequences:
- a CDS encoding head decoration protein, whose translation MTCITEQNNLGDLLKYEASSLYSRDQITVAKGQNLKLGAVVAKKTEDGFIRVLNPAGTDGTQTAIGAIVSDVNATENAKAVIITRGAILADHAVVWPANITEEQKAEAIKQLEGRGIIVRKGV comes from the coding sequence ATGACATGTATAACTGAACAAAATAATCTAGGTGACTTATTAAAGTATGAGGCATCAAGTCTATATTCAAGAGATCAAATAACAGTAGCTAAAGGTCAAAATCTTAAGCTTGGTGCAGTAGTTGCCAAAAAGACGGAAGATGGTTTTATTAGAGTACTTAATCCTGCTGGAACAGATGGCACACAAACAGCAATAGGTGCAATAGTAAGTGATGTAAATGCGACAGAAAATGCCAAAGCAGTAATTATTACTCGTGGTGCAATACTAGCAGATCATGCAGTTGTGTGGCCAGCAAATATCACTGAAGAACAGAAAGCTGAAGCAATAAAGCAACTTGAAGGACGAGGGATCATTGTCCGCAAGGGAGTGTAA
- a CDS encoding major capsid protein: MQNPFTNTAFSMTALTNAMNILPINYGRVENLNLFPSRSVRFRHITIEEHNGVLSLLPTQIPGAPATVGKRGKRKVRTFTIPHIPHDDVVLPEEVQGIRAFGSESELKALADVITDHLQLMRNKHAITLEHLRMGALKGIILDADGSELLNLYNEFEITPKVVNFALGTATTDVKRKCMEVLRHIEDNLSGEYMTGIHALVSPEFFDALTSHTKVKEAYERWQEGAALRNDMRSGFTFCGITFEEYRGQATDPEGTVRRFIEKDTGHCFPLGTASTFTTYFAPADFNETVNTLGQPLYAKQEPRRFDRGTDLHTQSNPLPMCHRPGVLVKVAIA; the protein is encoded by the coding sequence ATGCAAAATCCATTTACAAATACAGCATTTAGCATGACGGCACTAACAAATGCGATGAATATATTGCCGATAAATTATGGACGAGTTGAAAACTTAAATTTGTTTCCAAGTAGGTCAGTAAGATTTAGACATATTACCATAGAAGAACACAACGGAGTATTAAGTTTATTACCAACACAAATACCAGGAGCACCAGCAACAGTAGGAAAAAGAGGAAAAAGAAAGGTAAGAACATTTACGATTCCGCACATTCCGCATGATGATGTAGTGCTGCCAGAGGAAGTACAAGGAATAAGGGCATTTGGATCAGAGAGTGAACTTAAAGCGCTGGCAGATGTAATAACTGATCATTTGCAGCTAATGAGAAACAAACATGCAATAACATTAGAGCATTTGCGAATGGGAGCGCTAAAAGGAATAATTTTAGATGCTGATGGGTCAGAATTATTAAATCTGTACAACGAATTTGAAATCACACCAAAAGTAGTAAATTTTGCACTAGGAACTGCAACAACTGATGTAAAGCGTAAGTGTATGGAAGTACTCCGGCATATAGAAGATAATCTAAGTGGTGAATATATGACCGGAATTCATGCCTTGGTAAGCCCTGAGTTTTTTGATGCACTAACTTCACATACTAAAGTGAAAGAAGCATACGAGAGATGGCAAGAAGGAGCAGCGCTTCGAAATGATATGAGGTCAGGATTTACGTTTTGTGGTATAACATTTGAGGAATATAGAGGGCAAGCAACTGACCCTGAAGGAACGGTTAGAAGATTTATTGAGAAAGATACAGGGCACTGTTTTCCACTAGGAACAGCAAGCACATTTACGACATATTTTGCACCAGCAGATTTTAATGAAACGGTAAACACACTAGGACAACCACTTTATGCAAAACAAGAGCCAAGAAGATTTGATAGAGGAACAGATTTACATACGCAGTCAAATCCATTGCCAATGTGCCATAGACCTGGCGTATTAGTAAAAGTCGCTATAGCATAA
- a CDS encoding phage tail protein, translating into MSVHIEVEVIESVNAKRRKVELATVKALNKTVLWLKAQAAKEISEEKKIKLTLMRRRLRIFKAKTSRLEVLIRANLYDIRASTIGKIQKTRRGSKVGKHEFIGGFAAVMPKGNSGIFKREGRTALPIKEIKLLLEPEASRIIGNLVNYEVEKVFEKFFHRELSYITSI; encoded by the coding sequence ATGTCTGTGCATATAGAAGTTGAGGTAATAGAAAGTGTAAATGCTAAAAGAAGAAAAGTAGAATTAGCAACGGTAAAGGCATTAAACAAAACGGTACTATGGTTAAAAGCGCAAGCAGCTAAGGAAATTAGTGAGGAAAAGAAGATAAAATTGACGTTAATGAGAAGAAGGCTAAGAATTTTTAAGGCGAAAACTAGCAGATTAGAAGTGTTAATTAGAGCAAATCTCTACGACATTAGAGCATCGACAATTGGTAAAATACAAAAAACAAGAAGAGGATCGAAAGTAGGAAAGCATGAGTTTATAGGAGGATTTGCAGCAGTTATGCCAAAAGGAAATAGCGGTATTTTTAAGCGTGAAGGAAGAACAGCATTACCAATAAAGGAAATTAAGTTGCTACTAGAACCAGAGGCTTCAAGGATAATAGGTAATCTTGTTAATTATGAAGTTGAAAAGGTATTTGAAAAATTCTTCCACCGCG